TACATTCTCAGCGGTAAAATTCACGGAGAAATGCTGTAAGtattcatgaaaatattagGTAAATGTCACTTTCATTATTACCGATATTGTCGCTACACAATACATAGAAAAGTTAATTATCGGTCTTATGACTAACACTATGTAGGTGGGAGGCCATGACGTCAGCagtgaaaataataacatatggTCATGAGCACTTATCAATGAAAAcaataggtatttttaataagagcagtaatttcttttaaaattaacttaatacaATAGAACTGCTTAACACAATAGTTAAATAGAAAATACGTTAATAGTATAATCAGGGTGATCTATTCCTTCTTCAGGGACATATCCGTATTTTTGCATTACGAGCGTTCTAATCTAAAGAAAGATAAAAGAGCCAAAAATGGCCTATTCACttatatgattattaataatgtcCCTAGATTAGAATGCCCGTaattattgatttgatttgactGATTTGCCCCCATAGGCGAAATAGGCCTCCCTGACTAAGATTTTGGGCAATTCTCTGTATAAGATAATGAACCAGGGAAGAAaaggtaaacaaaatatattgcgtGATTATTGTAATGCTATCATAAACAATTTCTTTGTCATTAACCTCTATGTAACGTTGtctgttaaaatttataagctCTTGTTGATTTAATACatcttttaagtatttaattgacTGAAGAATCACGTACAGATTCCATAATAGATTATTGCGTATACTGTATTCCATTAACCTAGGCACAGAGGTCAATCAATGACCTTAAGAATTCTATGTTCTAATCACCTTTAAGTTCGTGTGTCGCTGTTTGATAAGCATTAAAGTAAGTAAAATCTTACCGACTTATATGAAACCTTTCTGGAAACGAACTCAAGTAAACTCTAAAAGGTTTAGATTAGAAAAAATTTGAATCAGTTGTCAGTATAATAATTACTGGGCCATAAAATATCTATGATGAACGCAATTTGGTGCCTTAGTGCTGAACCAAGAACTACCAAGAACTGTTAATCGAAAGTCACAGAAGGAAAGCATTTATCAAGGGTAGCACTAGATTGTCCTTAACTTTTCTCTCCAATTTGTCGAATAAAACACAAGAATAAACAAACTTACATAACGGAAGCGATACTCAGACTTAAACCCTTCGAAAAAACCAACAGTCAAATAGATGCATACGTTCCTTCCCAACTTCAAGTGCCATTAGTTGCAATAAACACTTGATCCTAATTGCTGGGACAAATTGACCGACCACCCCACTGGTCATTGCGTCACTTGTGCGGCATCCGTGTAGACCATATGTCATTTACACCTGTCATAGAATACAAGGGTTGAGCTTGAACGCGATGTTGGTTGGAACAGTAGAGTATGTTTGAactattttctaaatttaaccAAGGATTATTGTAAGGGGGTGCGATAGCGCTGCCATCAAGACGAGCTAAAGGAAACGGGATACTGTCAGCTTATTTCAAAGCCTTTCGAGTTTCGTCCTATTTTCAAGGTCTCATATCGTGGAGTAGGGACGGACTACTGAGAGACTCGTGTGCCAATTACTGtgtcatgaaaaataaatgttaaaactcTTTTACTTAAGACCTCGATTATTTATTGGCGTCTACGTCCGCCGCCGtttgccgcggccctaggcacacagttcagtgtgtttaCTACTTGGTTATATATTCACATCGAGGCATATAAGGACTTTTGAACATTTCCTTTCTTTTTCCCCTTTACCCACCCTAAAATGCTCCTGTCTTTCGTCCAACCTCTACTCCCCAAATTTCCTCCCAACTTTTCCAATAGTGTCCTAAAACTCCTACCATCGCATCATATTGGAGGTGAGCTAGGTATCAAATATAACACAATAAGCCCTCTTTAATTGCCTCAAacggaaaagaaaaaaaaatataacatacaacataattattaacacCTTACTGTTCCATTGCTTCCTGCAGTATCCAAATAAAATTACGCGAATGATTGACATGTTAAGTAGAGCTACCCGTGTTATTTTATTGCTGCTTACGCTAATTACGTTTTAGGCttcttgtgttttttttcttttcgttgatattgtattgaatattttaatttgctaaaaatattgttaaaggGGTATGtactgttattaaataaagactaatatagctttattaacttgatttattgaaatatataaaacaataattgacaATTAGATGCAtagttatttcttatttaaactaGTTATATGAAAAAACGTAAATTGGTACAAATATTACTTACCAACAGTATTTATAAATGACACAGACAACCGTCAAGTCTTTGGATAtttccgtataaaaatataatgatttttaaggCTCCATACATGATCATAAATGTGATCTAACAATACAGAATAGCGAAATTgacaaatgtattaattattacaaggcgttattaattatacttttaagtttataattttatgcaaatattttatacacaatatttGGTACAATAGAATCagctaaacaatttttataggtACGTGATATTAACTCACGCTGATAGTAGGAGAAAAGTGTGCGGTAGTATAAGGAACATTATTTGGCATGAGTCTAAATGAATGAATTCTCAACTGAATATGAGAAAACATCATCACTTAAagagcttttatttattttattgtattgattttttttagattaagaAACAACTTACCATAAAAGTGTTATAAAACATCATCATTAATATTGCTATATTAAGGGCCCGTTTCACaagttctaaataaattttatttgacggtTATTGCATTAAACGGCTAATGTAGGTAATGCACATTTACTTCCATTTATTTAGGAACATAGATTAGTGTGTGACCTTTGTATTTAGTCGGCTTATATATTTGTggcgagtagcatttactccagaagttgtgaaacagaaCTATGTAACATTTTTCAACATATAATTAAGTTTGAGCTCTACATTCCAAATGTTGTAGGAACCAGTGAGCACTGTTGATGAGATTGTCCATCTCCGCCGGCGTCGACGACAACGAGTGGTTATCGTCGTACATATATATTCTGAAAAGATTGATTTAGTTCACTTAACATGTTCTTCGAGCGTTGACTTGCTAaggcaattttatattttggtgtGCTGAATTTATGCTATATCGATACATTACTATGCATAAATTCTCAGATTTTAGATGATGTGTAATTTATGacttgtgaaaaaaaaacaattgactatTGTATAACCTAATGTCAAATGTATATTTCTAAAGCTAACTAGTGCTTTCATCTCCATTACAATTCCGTACATATTCATGTATCCttgaaatattcatataaacagTTGACAATCTGGATACAAAAACGAAACTCACACACAAAATAGTAAACGCCTTTTGAATATAAAcatgtacttaattattatgacTTCAAATTACTATGATCTTAAGGTTTACTATTGAAACTGATTTGATTATGAATACCATAGAGCTTGGATCTTCGGACTATGCGTTGTACGACTTCTAACATCCACGTCATCACGAATATAAAGATTTCCTCACCTCGTAGGTACTCCATTGGCCCGCAGCCTCCTGGCGTACTCCAGACCCTGGTAGTGGGGCACGCGTTTGTCTCCACtgcctaacatcaaagcagtagGAGCCTTCACTTTATGCACGTGTATGAGCGGCGAGCACCTCCGCATAGCGATGAGCTGCTCTTCAGAAACGGGACCTTGCTCTGTGAACTCGTAGCCCGCTTCTACTGCGCACCTGCAAGTGGGTTGACGATTATGACTTTTCCGATATTTTGATTGTGTAGCGTGtctagaaaattaaaaaactcgACATGTTGTGGTTAAATATGGAACTAAATTCTTGTACGGACAAAGTTaactttaagtaaaaaaaaaaatttgcgcCCCTAAAAGAGATTATTCACTTTCTTGGTTCTGCTATACATGCCATAATCgagaaatatgttaaatctaaataaatgcTTTCTAGTTGTCGCGCCTCATTTATATACTATTAACTGATGCAAAAATCAAAGATTATAACGATATGGTGAGAACTTTTAACGTCGTTCTCTAATAGAAAAGatgaattctttttttttaaatatacaaatccAAAATCTAACGAAAAAGAATTTTCTGATTAACATgccattataaataagttacaaaGCTTTAAAATTTGATGGAAGGGGTAGTTGTCAAATAAGTGATAGCAAACTGTAACGTCACGTCATTACACTGCGtccgtgagaaagagatagcgctaTAAACCTAATATCCTCCACTTTTgcccacaaaaatatttcaaatatgaataactgctttatttttcaatcaattttgaTGCTATTTcatagaagaatttgtttttcgTATAATTTCCTATTAGACAATGTatcaaacataagaaaccaacctatcacaaaaaaattgtgtaacTTGCATCCAACAATTCGTAGTCGACAAAGGATTTACAATCTTAATAATCCGATAAGAAGTCAAGTATTTCAGTTGTAATGAAATATGAAGCTACATCTACACACTGTTTACGAACTAAACTTTGTACAATTGTAACTCACCCGTCAGAATTATCCGCGTAATGACCTTTAGTGGCCAAATCTATCAACGGATTGCGTAAAACCATCGCTTTGAACAAGTCCGGGTATTGACCAGCTAAATGTGCCACTGTTAATCCGCCGTAACTGCCTCCATAAAGCAGTAGCTTTCCGTCTAATTTCTCATCTCTTTCTAATAAGTTGGTTAGAATGAGATAGCAATCTTGAACATCGTACACGCCCACGTGTGCAATCAGAGAGCGGACGCGTGCGTCTCCATAACCGATGGATCCGCGGTAATTTATGCGAGCCGATGCAAATCCTATCGATAAGGTTATTGAAAGTTAATaacttacaatataaattacttctatggatattataaaatcacaatacatatattttttttaaatattgtagctGTCACAAAATATAGAACCAATTGATAGCTCAATTTAATTCATGACtatgttttagatttaaatatttacaattcaaGTTTAAGTCGTTCAGCGGAAACGCAACGTAGGTATAATTCAATAAACGCAGGCGCACGTCAGacttacgtatttatttaacaaaaaaaaaacgatatttgTACTAAACCTAGAGACAGAAACGTAAccgctaataataattataaatcttgaCTTATTCATGATAATTTCTAATTCATAAGCCCCGCAGATTTTTTTGGAATCGTTGGATGTAAGCCACATATTCATCTTAGCGTATGGTAGCCGCCAAACAACGTGAGCAAATTATAACGTAGTGGAGAATTTCTTCTTGTAAGTTATTGTAGTTACAGTTAGAATACACCACGTGGTTATATGCCTAAGTTTTTAACCGGCTAGTATCTCTTAGCCGAATGTCAGCTCccgcggccaatctcaatggagatcattCAGCTACGCAAAAAATATAGTGCataagtatgtgcgcaatacacagatgaaCTCTGTTTATTCactctcacagtccggtgagacagcagATCACATAgtcagagagagatcaggcgcaggaccaacgacttATACGTGCTTAGGCGCGGGGTATTAACACCACCAATTTCCTAACCAAGTGTTTGTTACGATAAAAAACAGAGTCATAACTTTTTGCCCGATCCGGGCCCCGAACCCGGGACCTGAGCGCAGTAGACGTACGGCATAGGCAATTAAGCTACGTCACCGAGGAACCAGCtgatatacattaaataatgcGCGCCGCTCACGAACAGTTATTGTAACCTTCCTTCCCGGCACGGCTCGCAAGCGGTGTCCACACAAGTCGTGTGCAGCTGATGTACACCGTACACGCACTCATTTTCAAAACGCTTCCTAAACACCTTGACATaagattgattttaaataacgGTCAGGATAACATTAACGCGGCGTGTAGACAGTGCGCAAAGGCCCAAATTCGTTAGATTTTTAtacatcaattatattttaaaatcatagatAATAAGCGCACATTCACGTTTTCATTCATAACGATCAGACATCCGAAAAAATTTACTCACCAATCGGCAATATCGGTGGAGTTGAACATACTAGCGACATCTGTGACAGGATTTCGGCTGACAACAACTCTATATAAATCAGGGTACTGGCCACTCAAGTGCGTGACTAGGAACCCGCCATGCGACCCCCCgaataaacacatttttgtcGCGTCCACGGGATATCGTTTTAGAATCTCATCTGTGGCTAATTTGCAGTCTTTGACGTCAGTATCGCCGACCCTTCTCGGCAAGAATTGTACGCAAGCCTGACCCGCGCCCGTCGACCCGCGGTAGTTAATTTGAACGCTCGCGAAACCTGCGGTGAAGgagataatttagtttttttgtcatataaatatatcatgcaCTTTAAAAAggccaaataatatttttcaccaaaCAGGTTTAGGATAATATACAAGACGTTATTTAAATTGACTAATACATTTGGTTCATCCACAAATAATCACGTATAGTAAGATAATATAAAGAGGTATATTACCCAACATATTGAACAAGGCTGCTTCTAAAGAATATGCGTTGACAAAGTTCGAGTGCGGTCCGCCGTGTGGCCACACTATTAGAGGCAATTTTTTGTCCTCATCCACTTTCGGTGCGAAGTAGAGCGCAGAGAATGACTCTGTAAAGAAGTGATTCATAAAACTTACTAATATTGCAAAAGTTACTTTTATAAGTACGCTAATCATGCAAAGGTCAAAAAGCATACCATTCACAATCATATTGATAAATTTGATCATTATGTGGTAGAATGCCTGTATTCGCCTAGATAGCCACCACCTTATATATGGTGTATACCCGACAtaatggcctacgtaagtgtgttacagtccaggatcagcctgtgtatatctggtttcaaacaggccgacgtAATTAGTTAACTGGTGAGGAACAAATTTACATCCTTCTTCAGCCATCGCTCGATTCGAATCCCATttcactaaccatcaggtgcagcaaGATGTCTGGCGtaccaatatattaaaaaaaaaaaacattaaaatattaattaaataataaattgtatttacttacTAACGCTATCAGTAGAGTCAGCATGTTCCAGTTCTAAATACTGCACAGAGGAGTTGGCTACTGACTCCGGTACAGCCGGTGGCTTAGTAATAGGAATCCATTTGATACCCGCCTCTGAACCTTGCGCCGGCAACCGGGCAATGTACAACTAAAATGTATGACATTACACACAATACATTCCAGAACAGACTAGCTAGCTGTAagccttatatttttatttactttataacaaaaaattatgtaaatatttacttgtgACCATTGGACAGGTTAAGCCTAATGTGGTGTGAATGAGTGTTAatgattaattgtaaaataatttcattgtgCAAAAAAATTCCtcttgtcaaatattttttcattatagtACTATTACTGCGCCTTATGAACTTAACATCTAAAAATCGAGTTGACATAGTACTTCTATTAACCAAGTAACATATCCAGCACGACATGAagttgcaaaaatatatataggtaaAATTTGCTCATACACCTTAGCGAAACGACTTCAATAAGTATAACTATTTATGTGAAGTACCATATCTACAGTAGTGATAGCTTTCTGTGCAATACCTGTGATGGTGACGTCATATTAGAGTATGCTGCAAGGATGACGTCAGATCTCACGTCCAATACTGATGTGGATCCTTTTGCTTGTTTATTTGATATGTCCACTATACTTCCACTTTCTGCAATTGAATTTTCAAAATGAGCttccttaatataaatattgtctaGATAGACTCTCATGTTCCCTTCTGTCCACATAGTTACCACCATCTTATCTGTTTCAGCCATCAAGTTATCTCCTTACCcatatattactaaaaaatctttaacaAATAGAAATCTAAATTTTCACTTATTCGcataggctatattttattttataaacctaaacctaagttatattgttttgaatacttATTTGCGAATTCGAAAGCATAAGGTAGGAactttcccgtcctcacaccGACCACTACAACTCCGGCagtagcacgcattttatgacaccgactAGTGAAGCCCGTCGAGTcgcagggaaaactaatttgtcatagAAAGATaaggaggagttggaaatattaattgtcaagCATGAGGTAGTGAATTAACCTTACGTACCGACATCAACAACGTAGCTCCTAACTTCATTCTGTTGTGGCGTGGAGAACACTAGTCGCTTGCCGTCGGCGCTGAAACACTTCCCCGGGAAGCCCAGACAGTACACGCCGTGGAATTTCTCATTGTTCGTCGTTTCCTTCTCTGTCTCTACTATGTCTATTAATGTTGACGAGTTGTCAGAGTTctgtaataaaatgattatcataatatatctcAACCATGATGTTAACGGCAACTGTTTCATCTAAAAAGTGGTTTAGCTTTCCTCCTGCCCCTTTATATCAAATTATCATTAtcataaaaacaacataatatattttatttacaatttcttGTTCAGGTAATTAACATACGATAGCGTCTGTTACTTCTTACTTAATACATGTACGGTTTAGCTTAGTATTGGAACTAtctggtatatttttaaaatattgcaaacagAATGTTTAAGGCAAGCTGGCACTTACTGCATAGTCTTGCATGCGTATGATTTGATGGCAAGCATGATGCGGCCCGTCAGCCAACCGTTGCAGCCACACCAGTTCCCCATTCGGACTGAACCTCGGGGATCGGACTGACACGCCTTCTTTGGATAATTTTTCTGGAAGTATGTGCAATGGTGTTTCTATGTTAGTAAAAGAAGAATTACTTCTGCCGAgagataaaatacaataaatgtacAAGTTGTACAGAAATACCTACAGATTGATTACTGTGATTATAACTAATTGACaaaagtagaataaaaaaaaatatagattcgaagcactgaaaaaaataataactaacacGGCGACACGTTATGATAGTTATAAACCTTCAATGCAATTTTTTCTTATCATATCCACTTACTTAAGTTTCCGTCGAGGGTAAGTGCGAATATGAAGCTGGGACGATTTGTGCAGAAGATGAGTCCCAGTCTGCGCGGCTCGGTGGGCCACGCCACGCCCACCACGCCGAGCCCGTCCGGAGTGAAACGCAcctaaaagatattaaaaaaaaattaaacatattgacattattattatatattataattgaaaaaaaatgttttttttgtattcatagTGCCTCATATCCATAGAGAGAGCTGAGTataaatattccattttattaaacaataataattaaaaaaaatatatactttctattaaaaaaatagtggtATTTTACTAATTGGTCTGTGTATCAAATCTACTGACacaaaaatccttaaatatttaataattgttaaaaaatttataaattaaactttgctTTCATACTTGTCCTGGACACCAATCTTCAGGCAATCCCTCAAGTACTGTAATTGTTTCAGTCTCAATTTTACACATAACAATGACAGACGAGTGTTTACCCACTAACTGCTCGCCCCAATCTTGTCTGTATATAAATTCTTCTCCctgtaataaaacaatcattcattatattatataaaaaaatatttcaaggctttagaaaacaaattattgtgTAGCAGTTTTGAATATGCCATAAAACAACACCAGAACATCATTTTCTAAATATACAGTCCGAGTTTATTGTCTAAATAAAAGTCAGGAGCAAACAACATAAACTTGCATATTTATGTCTTCCATGATAAatcgtttaaatataattataccttCTTAGGCGCATTTTCTGCACTCTGATCTCCCTTAGACTTATCTTCACCTTTTCGCTTAATGTATGGTTCACTCTTTGCCAATTTCTTTTCAGCAACATACACAATAGCACTCTCATCTTGAGACCAATCTAGACTGCCGAATTCCGCTACAATCAACATAAGTATAACcatttaagtacttatacaaaaaatataagtagttgtaaataagtaattaaaatactttatatatgaCTTCAAAATGAAAGGTAATGCCagtaaactttgtttttaagtaaacaaaattttacgattatttttttacaaattattgctTTGTATATTAGTGGTTCAGTCATATTCTTTACAGATAGAACATTTCGTATATTCTTACAATCTGCATAAACATCTCCATGAACATCCAGTGCAGTTAGATCTAAGGAGTGTGCTAGAGTACTCTTACTCCACACCTCCAAGTATTGCTTTTTGGAGTCTTTCCCATTCTTTTCCTCACGCACTATAGCCTTGAATGTCTCTTTAGGTGATACCGCTGACAGCAATCTAAGGaaaagtcaaaataaataattcatttttttataccacTCAATGACGAAAATCTTTTGTCTGAAATTAACCAATAGGTCcaatcattatataaattacaatgtcTTTAAAATTGGTACATCACATTGGTATATTGATGCATATAAGTTACATGGTTTTTTATACATctaatcaaaatacaaaatattgtattgagtTATGCTGTAAAgaagaaaatagaatatttgatACTCACTCATTGCTCACATCAGTTCCAAACTCACTCTCAGCAATAACGCTAAATTCATCATTTAATAGGTAATTGCATGAGTATTTTGTATTCTTCCCTTTGTCTAAGTTTCTAACAGACCAGTttgctgttattttatttgccttGTTGTTTAATTTAGCACCAGCCACGGACGGTATCTTCGACAATGTCTTATATGcatttactatattttctagctgaaaatatatatacaatttacattgTTTGGAAGgatataaatcacaataaaatgtaagttgATAATAACAGTAACCTTAAATAATGAAACTAGGAAACTAAGATAAGGTTAAAATTTAATCTgatgtgttttatattaaacataatttaatggaatatgtaaaatattaaacaatatgttattttgatttaagtaCAATGAGTGTTCATAattccattttataatattaacaatgtgATACCTGAGAAgacatttttaacatttcagCTAGCACTCCACACAAACCTCTAATAATTGCTTTGGAATACTActgaaaatgtaaaacaattacaTGTTATTATCATAATGCTTAACCATATTTAAACATGattatacttaagtaaataaatgtagcactgtaacattgtatatttttgtgtgataaaattattgatGTAGAACATGATAGTATTATATTACACCAAATGTTGACGTAATTTAAATGAACTAAATGAGTGTCCCTCCCTGGAATAATTTAGGTATCAAGTATTACGTATATTTACGTATCTCTAAATGATGCTGTACAAAGAAAAGCAAGCGGCAAGCGCTGCGTTGCTttggtataatataatagaacaaAAATGTTTCCTACCGCGGTTCTTTTTCAAGTTAATTTAAACAATGTGATTGTCTTT
This genomic window from Manduca sexta isolate Smith_Timp_Sample1 chromosome 12, JHU_Msex_v1.0, whole genome shotgun sequence contains:
- the LOC115441512 gene encoding acylamino-acid-releasing enzyme isoform X3, with protein sequence MLKMSSQLENIVNAYKTLSKIPSVAGAKLNNKANKITANWSVRNLDKGKNTKYSCNYLLNDEFSVIAESEFGTDVSNELLSAVSPKETFKAIVREEKNGKDSKKQYLEVWSKSTLAHSLDLTALDVHGDVYADSEFGSLDWSQDESAIVYVAEKKLAKSEPYIKRKGEDKSKGDQSAENAPKKGEEFIYRQDWGEQLVGKHSSVIVMCKIETETITVLEGLPEDWCPGQVRFTPDGLGVVGVAWPTEPRRLGLIFCTNRPSFIFALTLDGNLKKLSKEGVSVRSPRFSPNGELVWLQRLADGPHHACHQIIRMQDYANSDNSSTLIDIVETEKETTNNEKFHGVYCLGFPGKCFSADGKRLVFSTPQQNEVRSYVVDVESGSIVDISNKQAKGSTSVLDVRSDVILAAYSNMTSPSQLYIARLPAQGSEAGIKWIPITKPPAVPESVANSSVQYLELEHADSTDSVKSFSALYFAPKVDEDKKLPLIVWPHGGPHSNFVNAYSLEAALFNMLGFASVQINYRGSTGAGQACVQFLPRRVGDTDVKDCKLATDEILKRYPVDATKMCLFGGSHGGFLVTHLSGQYPDLYRVVVSRNPVTDVASMFNSTDIADWCAVEAGYEFTEQGPVSEEQLIAMRRCSPLIHVHKVKAPTALMLGSGDKRVPHYQGLEYARRLRANGVPTRIYMYDDNHSLSSTPAEMDNLINSAHWFLQHLECRAQT
- the LOC115441512 gene encoding acylamino-acid-releasing enzyme isoform X2, which produces MSAINVRARQVSYSKAIIRGLCGVLAEMLKMSSQLENIVNAYKTLSKIPSVAGAKLNNKANKITANWSVRNLDKGKNTKYSCNYLLNDEFSVIAESEFGTDVSNELLSAVSPKETFKAIVREEKNGKDSKKQYLEVWSKSTLAHSLDLTALDVHGDVYADSEFGSLDWSQDESAIVYVAEKKLAKSEPYIKRKGEDKSKGDQSAENAPKKGEEFIYRQDWGEQLVGKHSSVIVMCKIETETITVLEGLPEDWCPGQVRFTPDGLGVVGVAWPTEPRRLGLIFCTNRPSFIFALTLDGNLKKLSKEGVSVRSPRFSPNGELVWLQRLADGPHHACHQIIRMQDYANSDNSSTLIDIVETEKETTNNEKFHGVYCLGFPGKCFSADGKRLVFSTPQQNEVRSYVVDVESGSIVDISNKQAKGSTSVLDVRSDVILAAYSNMTSPSQLYIARLPAQGSEAGIKWIPITKPPAVPESVANSSVQYLELEHADSTDSVKSFSALYFAPKVDEDKKLPLIVWPHGGPHSNFVNAYSLEAALFNMLGFASARINYRGSIGYGDARVRSLIAHVGVYDVQDCYLILTNLLERDEKLDGKLLLYGGSYGGLTVAHLAGQYPDLFKAMVLRNPLIDLATKGHYADNSDGCAVEAGYEFTEQGPVSEEQLIAMRRCSPLIHVHKVKAPTALMLGSGDKRVPHYQGLEYARRLRANGVPTRIYMYDDNHSLSSTPAEMDNLINSAHWFLQHLECRAQT
- the LOC115441512 gene encoding acylamino-acid-releasing enzyme isoform X1, whose protein sequence is MSAINVRARQVSYSKAIIRGLCGVLAEMLKMSSQLENIVNAYKTLSKIPSVAGAKLNNKANKITANWSVRNLDKGKNTKYSCNYLLNDEFSVIAESEFGTDVSNELLSAVSPKETFKAIVREEKNGKDSKKQYLEVWSKSTLAHSLDLTALDVHGDVYADSEFGSLDWSQDESAIVYVAEKKLAKSEPYIKRKGEDKSKGDQSAENAPKKGEEFIYRQDWGEQLVGKHSSVIVMCKIETETITVLEGLPEDWCPGQVRFTPDGLGVVGVAWPTEPRRLGLIFCTNRPSFIFALTLDGNLKKLSKEGVSVRSPRFSPNGELVWLQRLADGPHHACHQIIRMQDYANSDNSSTLIDIVETEKETTNNEKFHGVYCLGFPGKCFSADGKRLVFSTPQQNEVRSYVVDVESGSIVDISNKQAKGSTSVLDVRSDVILAAYSNMTSPSQLYIARLPAQGSEAGIKWIPITKPPAVPESVANSSVQYLELEHADSTDSVKSFSALYFAPKVDEDKKLPLIVWPHGGPHSNFVNAYSLEAALFNMLGFASVQINYRGSTGAGQACVQFLPRRVGDTDVKDCKLATDEILKRYPVDATKMCLFGGSHGGFLVTHLSGQYPDLYRVVVSRNPVTDVASMFNSTDIADWCAVEAGYEFTEQGPVSEEQLIAMRRCSPLIHVHKVKAPTALMLGSGDKRVPHYQGLEYARRLRANGVPTRIYMYDDNHSLSSTPAEMDNLINSAHWFLQHLECRAQT